A segment of the Chryseobacterium scophthalmum genome:
TAAAGCTCCAAGACATTATAAGAAGCATTATTACAAACCGGTAAGACCGCATCATTATTCTCATAAGAAATACAGACATCCGCGAGTTTATCATAGCAGACCGGTAATTGTCGTTAATTTATAAAAAAAAGGCTGTTTCAATTTTTGAGACAGCCTTTTTATTTATTCTTTAAGTTGAGGTTTACTAAAGATTTTTCTTCTTAGGATTTAAAGAAGTATTGAAAATCATAACATCTTGCCCGAATTTAGTTTCGATTCTTTCGGAGATATTTAATAATTCACTTTCCATAAACTCAGTTCTTTTTTCTTCGTTATCAAAGATTAAAAGAAGGTTATAGTTTTTTCCTTCATCAATAAAATCACTGTGAACTTCAGATAAGATGTATTTATCAACATCCAGTAGGTTTTCAGCCATTAAAACTAAAGTTTCATCCACATAGTTTTCCCACTCATCTATGCTGCTGTTTATGCAATGAAAAGTTATACTTAATACACTCATATTTTAATTTTTTTTAAGATATTTTGCTTGATTTCTCAGGCAAAAATCGGTAAAAATTTTGTAACTTAGCACGTTATTAATTATTCAAAATAAATAGTTTTCAGACCAATTTTTAAAAGTCTGATTATCATTACAATAAAACTTATATATGCAAAAAGAAGGAGAAAGATTAATTCCTATCAACATTGTTGATGAAATGAAATCATCTTACATTGATTATTCGATGTCGGTTATTGTTTCGAGAGCATTACCGGACGTAAGAGATGGTCTTAAGCCAGTACACCGAAGAGTGCTTTATGGTATGTATGGTTTAGGGGTTTTCTCAAACAGAAAATACTTAAAGTCAGCGAGAATTGTTGGGGATGTTTTAGGTAAATATCATCCACATGGAGATTCTTCAGTTTATGACGCAATGGTAAGAATGGCTCAGCCTTGGAGTTTACGTTATCCACAGGTTGACGGTCAGGGTAACTTCGGTTCGATGGATGGTGATCCACCTGCGGCAATGCGTTATACCGAGGCAAGACTTAAAAAAGTTTCGGACGAAATTTTATCAGATCTTGATAAAGAAACAGTTGACTTTCAAAATAACTTTGATGACAGCTTAACGGAGCCTACTGTAATGCCTACAAAAATTCCAAATCTTTTGGTAAACGGTACTTCTGGTATTGC
Coding sequences within it:
- a CDS encoding DUF4286 family protein; the protein is MSVLSITFHCINSSIDEWENYVDETLVLMAENLLDVDKYILSEVHSDFIDEGKNYNLLLIFDNEEKRTEFMESELLNISERIETKFGQDVMIFNTSLNPKKKNL